TGTCATGCTGAGGAACGAAGCATCTTCTACAACTTGCATAGCCGCTATACAGGGCGAAGAAGATGCTTCGTTCCTCAGCATGACAAGATAGTAATGTAATATTTCTTTCAGAGGTCTTGGCTTTTACCTACTCAGGTTGTGACAGACCACCCCGCCTGAGGTATTATAAGCTTTCAGAAACGCCCGCTTTAGCTTACTTAGCAATAACGTTTTAATAATAAAGCCGGATGCTTTTACCATCCGGCTTTTTGTTTTATAGTGTTTTCTCTTTCGGCACAAACTCATTCATCACCGCCTCACGGATCAACGCAGGTGGTAAAATGCCCTGCGATAATATAAAATCATGAAAATGCAGCGCATTAAATTTGCTGCCTAATGCTGCTTCAGTATCCTTACGTAAAGCTATCATCTTGGTAAAGCCATAAAAATAACTGTTAGCCTGGCCGGGCGCATTAATAGTATAGCGTTCAACCTCCTGGCGGGCAAAAGCGCGTGATTGTACTACATCGTTCATCAGCACATCCAGAGCCTGTTGCTGTGTGATTTTACCGGCCTGTAATTCCGGATCGAGGAAAGCGCGGGCTGCCCTTAACAGGCGATAATCTAACGATACCAACTGCCCTTCTAACGGCATGTACGGACGGGTAATGTATTCAGAATACAAACCCCAGCCCTCTACGTTTGTGGAGTTAAAAGCGTATAAAGCGCGAGCTTGCGATACGCCCTCTTCCACCATTTTATCAAATTGCAATTCGTGGCCTGGCCTTGCTTCATGAGCAATGATGGTCCATGAAGCGGCATCGAAGGTGAAATCGTCGTATTTATCGGTAGCCTTTTCGCCGGGCGAGGCTGGCATATTTAATGGCAGCACAAACACGCCGCGCTGGCCTGTATTGTTCAAAAATGGAGGCGGTACCATGTGCGGGGCGGGTCCTTGCGCCGTTTCGGCGGCTGATGCCAGGCGGATAATGGCCGGACGGGTTGGGAGGGTAACCAGTTGATGATCGCGGATAATGGCCTCAATATCTTTCAAATGCTGCTCATACAAGGGTATGATCGAATCCCCGTGAATCTGCTCTTTTTTCAACTCTCGGATCACATCACGGTAATCGCTCGATTTTAGGTTGCGTTTTTTTGCGATCTGCTCGGCAATGGGCTTCATCTCGTCCTGTAACTCGTTAAACAGGGCATGAGCCATTTCAGCAACTTTAGCCGGGGGAATATCAATACCGTACGATTCGAGGTTCATGGCATATTCTTCAGGCGGCAGGCGGAAATCGGTGCGGGCTTTGGGTAAAACGTTGGCTTTTGTCCAAACATCGTAAGCCTCCAGTTGCTTTTTGAGCAGGGCGTAAGGTTGTTCCCAGCCAGTTACCTTGTATTTGGTGCAAAGTTCGGCAATACCGCTAATGATGGCTGCATTACGCGATAGGTCAGTTCCCATGCGCTGTTTGGATGGGTAGATCATATTTTTACCGGCCATCTGCTGCTGTACGCGTTCTTTATAAATGTCGGCAAGGGGTTTATAGCCTTTTTCCAATCCGGCATATTTACGCATCCGCATCACTGCCGATTGGCGGCGGGCTTCGGGCGTTTGGTCGTCAAGTAAAGTTTCCAGTCCGCTGTAAACGGTTGATGCTGCGTTTAAAAAGGGTACCTGCCTGTTCAGTTCAAAATCCTGCTGGCGGAAGCCCAGTTTTAAATGAGTGATAATGATATTGATATCCTGCTTTA
The sequence above is a segment of the Mucilaginibacter celer genome. Coding sequences within it:
- a CDS encoding DUF885 domain-containing protein, producing MIKPSTLKISGTMLLLAAACFSSRAQQSAGTKAWVAKSNEYTKIIIELDKKYSPEYGSSQGLAEYDKDIAVPTLQNIKAERRDEEAVVAKLTEALKTEHNNFIKQDINIIITHLKLGFRQQDFELNRQVPFLNAASTVYSGLETLLDDQTPEARRQSAVMRMRKYAGLEKGYKPLADIYKERVQQQMAGKNMIYPSKQRMGTDLSRNAAIISGIAELCTKYKVTGWEQPYALLKKQLEAYDVWTKANVLPKARTDFRLPPEEYAMNLESYGIDIPPAKVAEMAHALFNELQDEMKPIAEQIAKKRNLKSSDYRDVIRELKKEQIHGDSIIPLYEQHLKDIEAIIRDHQLVTLPTRPAIIRLASAAETAQGPAPHMVPPPFLNNTGQRGVFVLPLNMPASPGEKATDKYDDFTFDAASWTIIAHEARPGHELQFDKMVEEGVSQARALYAFNSTNVEGWGLYSEYITRPYMPLEGQLVSLDYRLLRAARAFLDPELQAGKITQQQALDVLMNDVVQSRAFARQEVERYTINAPGQANSYFYGFTKMIALRKDTEAALGSKFNALHFHDFILSQGILPPALIREAVMNEFVPKEKTL